From Armatimonadota bacterium, a single genomic window includes:
- a CDS encoding beta-lactamase family protein: MAGEMTAAVRPEEVGLDAARLARAERIVVEGIEKNEYTAGAYAVGRRGSVVAQGAFGRHGEAGAPEARIDSIFDMASVTKPVCTATSLMMLVEQGRVHLNQPVTDFFPGRRLQHLADVTLRHLLTHTSGLPPWCDLFSKKGTRESAIEQLLQIPLEHKPGAHYAYSCMGYITLGLVIEEITGMPLEKFGAENVLKPLGMNDSGYNPPRDLCDRIVPTSNSRGRDYCLVGEVHDENAHAMDGNAGNAGLFSTVPDMARYCRMMLDGGEYEGVRLLSPLSVGRMISNQLDPSIGGHGYGCFTRPNEMTPCADLFSARAAGHTGFTGTSFLLDPEHDVFVVLLTNRVYRKREAPDFLRRRRLFHNAVAGSVVECG; the protein is encoded by the coding sequence ATGGCTGGCGAAATGACGGCGGCCGTTCGACCGGAGGAAGTCGGCCTGGACGCGGCGAGGCTCGCGCGGGCGGAGCGGATCGTCGTCGAGGGGATCGAGAAGAACGAGTATACGGCGGGCGCATACGCCGTCGGTCGGCGCGGTTCCGTCGTTGCCCAGGGCGCGTTCGGCCGTCATGGGGAGGCTGGGGCTCCCGAGGCGCGGATTGACTCCATCTTCGACATGGCGTCGGTCACGAAGCCGGTATGCACGGCGACTTCGCTGATGATGCTGGTCGAGCAGGGGAGAGTCCACCTCAACCAGCCGGTGACGGACTTCTTCCCGGGGCGGCGACTGCAGCATCTCGCCGACGTTACCCTGAGGCATCTGCTCACCCATACCTCGGGCCTGCCGCCGTGGTGCGATCTTTTCTCTAAGAAAGGGACGCGAGAGTCCGCGATCGAACAGCTTCTCCAGATTCCGCTGGAACACAAGCCTGGCGCCCACTACGCCTATAGCTGCATGGGGTACATAACGCTGGGGCTCGTCATCGAGGAGATCACGGGAATGCCGCTCGAGAAGTTCGGGGCTGAGAACGTGCTGAAGCCGCTGGGGATGAACGACTCGGGGTACAACCCTCCGCGCGACCTGTGCGACCGCATCGTGCCGACATCGAACAGCCGGGGCAGGGACTACTGCCTCGTGGGGGAGGTGCACGACGAGAACGCTCACGCGATGGACGGTAATGCAGGCAACGCGGGGCTGTTCTCGACCGTGCCGGACATGGCGCGGTATTGCCGGATGATGCTGGACGGCGGGGAGTATGAAGGGGTGCGGCTGCTCAGCCCGCTCAGCGTCGGAAGGATGATCTCGAACCAGCTCGACCCTTCGATTGGGGGGCACGGGTACGGCTGCTTCACCCGGCCCAACGAGATGACGCCCTGCGCGGACCTCTTCTCCGCTCGAGCGGCGGGACACACGGGGTTTACGGGGACCTCGTTCCTCCTGGACCCCGAGCACGACGTCTTCGTGGTGCTGTTGACGAATCGCGTGTATCGGAAACGCGAGGCCCCGGACTTCCTGCGGCGGAGGCGGCTCTTCCACAACGCGGTGGCAGGCTCGGTCGTCGAGTGCGGCTAG
- a CDS encoding family 10 glycosylhydrolase, with the protein MAESNGTKPEGRAMWVVRFDVTSAEQAKNAVAFAKKNNFNTLVVQVRGRGDAFYKSNFEPRAEAIKDPDVDPLQCYIDECRKAGIEIHAWLNTHYSWSGAELPKSPEHIVNKHPEWLMHDRENKVTLTAQGQSEGAYTCPSNPEVKEHVRNCFLDVAQNYDVDGVHFDFVRYPSVDYCFCDGCLSRFKERMDKVIAPDRIEVLEAMKDRLSYVQMFPQAYDQFRRDQITELVGMVYRRAHQIKPGIVVSASVFPSYDDAYNHRFQDWKLWMKLGIVDVLYPMIYAQDTETFAAQCEDAVKSASGRQVFAGIGQWRITPESTIEKIQRARELGADGISLFAYGNATKDGTNDEYLAAIREAVFGTPASVPETGWLAK; encoded by the coding sequence ATGGCAGAATCCAACGGCACGAAGCCCGAGGGGCGCGCGATGTGGGTCGTCCGTTTCGACGTGACCAGCGCGGAGCAGGCGAAGAACGCGGTCGCATTCGCGAAGAAGAACAACTTCAACACGCTGGTCGTGCAGGTGCGGGGCAGGGGAGACGCCTTCTATAAGTCCAACTTCGAGCCGCGCGCGGAGGCGATCAAGGACCCGGACGTTGATCCGCTTCAGTGCTACATTGACGAGTGCCGGAAGGCGGGGATCGAGATTCACGCGTGGCTGAACACCCACTATTCGTGGAGCGGGGCGGAACTCCCGAAGTCGCCGGAGCACATCGTCAACAAGCACCCGGAGTGGCTGATGCACGACCGGGAGAACAAGGTGACCCTCACCGCGCAGGGGCAGAGCGAGGGAGCATATACCTGCCCGAGCAACCCGGAAGTGAAGGAGCACGTGCGGAACTGCTTCCTCGACGTGGCGCAGAACTACGACGTGGACGGCGTGCATTTCGACTTCGTGCGCTACCCGAGCGTGGACTACTGCTTCTGCGACGGATGCCTGAGCCGCTTCAAGGAGCGCATGGACAAGGTCATCGCCCCCGACCGTATCGAGGTATTGGAGGCGATGAAGGATCGGCTCTCCTACGTGCAGATGTTCCCGCAGGCATACGACCAGTTCCGGCGCGACCAGATCACGGAACTTGTGGGGATGGTCTACCGGCGCGCGCATCAGATCAAGCCGGGGATCGTGGTCTCGGCGTCGGTCTTCCCGAGCTACGACGACGCATACAATCACAGGTTTCAGGACTGGAAGCTCTGGATGAAGCTCGGCATAGTGGACGTGCTGTACCCGATGATCTACGCGCAGGACACGGAGACGTTCGCGGCGCAGTGCGAGGATGCCGTGAAGTCCGCGAGCGGGCGGCAGGTCTTCGCGGGGATCGGGCAGTGGCGCATCACGCCGGAGAGCACGATCGAGAAGATTCAGCGCGCGCGGGAACTCGGAGCGGACGGGATCAGCCTCTTCGCCTACGGGAACGCGACGAAGGACGGCACGAACGACGAATACCTGGCGGCGATCAGGGAGGCGGTCTTCGGGACGCCGGCGTCGGTGCCCGAGACCGGATGGCTGGCGAAATGA